The nucleotide sequence AGGTCCGCGGGGAGGTCGTCGAGGCGTTCGTGGTGTGCTTTGGGGATGACGAGCGTGTGCCCGCGGGCCAGCGGGTTGGCGTCGTGGAAGGCCACGACGGTGTCGTCCTCGTAGACGGTGTCGCTCGGAATCTCGCCGTCGACGATCGAACAGAAGATGCAGTCGGTCATGGGTGCGGATAGTGTGTCCACGCTAAAGAAACTACGCGGCGGCGGTCACCACGAGGCGCGACGCTGGAGGCCGGCGGTCAGGCCGAACAGGCCGAACCCGAGGCCGAAGAGCACGACGGCCGCGGCGAAGGTGAGCGCGGGTTGGCCGTTGGTCATCCCCTGAAGCAGGAGGACGCCGACCCCGGACTCGGCGACGAACCACTCGGCGACGACGACGGCGGCGAGGCTCCGCACGACCGAGAGTTTGACGCCGGCGAAGAGGGCGGGGACGGCGTGTCTGAACCGGACCGCGAGCCGACGCCGGGGGGCGGCGTCGACCAGGTCCAGCAGGTCGGCGTGTGCGGCGGGCATCCGCCGCAGTCCCGCGGCGGTGCCGACGGTGACCGGGAACACCGCCGCGATGGCGACGAGGACCACCGCCGCCTCGAAGGAGATGCGAACCCACACGAGCAGGAGGGGGACGAGCGCGAGGTCCGGGACCGCACGGAGGCCGATCAGCGACCCCTCGACGGTCGAGCGGGCCTCCGGGACCAGCGCGGTGGCGGTGCCGACGGCGAGTCCGACGGCCGCGCCCGCGCCCCACCCGACGCCGAACTTCGTCAGCGTGTCGACGCTCGTGGAGAGGAAGAGCGCGGGGAAGGCGGCGAGCGTGGCGGCCACGGCCGCGGGCGTCGGGAGGAGGGTCGTCGCCGCGGCGGCGACGTGCCAGCCACCGAGGAGGAGGAGGACGGACGCGACGGCGGCGGTGCCGCGGGCGGGGAGCGACGCGCTCCCGAGGACGCCGGTGGATTCGAGCAGGTCGGTCACGTCCGTGGCGTCGGCGTGGAGCCGGCGCTCGACGGCCGCCACCGCGACGAACAGCGCCACGCCGAACGCCGCGAGGACGAGGACGTACGCGAACAGGAGCGCGGTGTCGAAGCGCTTGGCCGTCGCGAGCAGTTGGTGTCCGATGCCACGCTCGGCGGCCAGGAACTCCGCGAGAATGACCCCCTGGATGGCGACCGGCGTAGCGAGTTTCAGCCCCGTCACGAACGTCGGGAGGGCGTTGGGGACGCGGACGTAGAGGACGCGTCGCCAGCGCGGGACGCCGACCGACCGGAGGAGGGTCAGTTGGCCCGCGGGTACCGACCGGAGGCCGTCGAGGGTCGCCACCGTCACCGGGAAGAAGGTGAGGAGGGCGGCGATGAGCGTCCGGGTCAGTAGCGTCGCGTCGAACAGGAGGATCAGGAGGGGGGCGAACACCACCACCGGGACGACCTGCACCCCGAGGAGGAGTGGCGTTCCGAGCAGTCGGATCGGACGGGAGACGGCGAGCGCGAGCGCGAGCAGGACGCCGACGCCGACCCCGAGGCCACCCCCGAGGATCACCTCGTAGCCCGTGTAGGCGACGTGGGGGGCCATCTCGGGGGCCCGACGGACGAGCGTCGCGGCCACCGTCGCGGGCGCCGGGAGCAACAGCGACGGCACGCCGACGACGACGGCGAGGGCGTGCCAGCAGAACAGGGCGGCGGCCGCGACCAGCAGCGCCGCCGACCGCCGCCCGAGGGCGGGTGCGCGCTCGGCGCCGGACAGCGAGCGCGTCCCACCCACGGGTCAGAACTCGTACTCCGCCGAGACCCGGTCGGCGTACGATCCGACGTAGGGGTCGTCGCCGTCGAGGTAGGCGTTGGTCCACGCGTCGTCGACGGCGACGTCCGCCGAGAGGAGGTCGGCCTCGGTCAGCGCGTCCGCGACGGTCCCCCAGGCCGTCGCGGACTGCCACCCCCAGCCGTGTTCCCGCACCGCGTCGGTCAGGATCAGGCGCTTCGCCGTGTGCTTGATCTTCGTCACGCCGAGGTCGTAGGAGGCCTCCAGTCGGGGCTGGGCGTCGACGAGGTGGTCCATCGCCCCCTCGGGGTTGTTCGACGCCCACGCCCACCCGCGGGCGGTGGCCCGGAGGTACGCCCGCAGGGTCTCGGGGTTCGACTCCACGAAGGCGGGGTTGGCGACGACCGACCGCCCGACGGTGGGGATGTGATCGGCGATCCACAGCATCGCGGAGTCGTGGCCGTCGCGGCCGAGCGAGATACCGTCGGGGAAGGCCCCGAGCGCGGCGTTGGCGTCGCCGGACAGCACCGAGGAGGTCAGCCCGCCCCACCCCACTTCGAGGAAGGACACCTCGCCGAGGACGCCCGCCCCCTTCAGGATGGCCTTCAGCAGCGCGAGGTTCGAGGCCGCCGGCGGGACGGCGACCGTCTTGCCCGCGAGCGACGCGGGCCCGTCGAGCTGTCCGCCGAAGGCCTCGGCGGTGGTGTAGACCACGCTGTTCGGACCCTGCTGGGCGGCGGCGTAGGCCTGGAGCGCCACGCCCTCGTCGCGGGTGCCGAGCGTCGCCGCGGCACTCGTCAGCCCCAGCGGATACTTCTCCAGGCCGACCTGTTTCGCCGTCGAGGCGCCGCCCTTCCCGGAGACGATGTCGACGCTCAGGCCCTCGGCCTCGTAGAACCCCCGCTCCCGGGCGACGAAGTGCCCGGCGTGGGTGGCGTTGGCCTTCCAGTCCAGGAGCAACTGGACCGAGGACCGCTCCGGCGTCGGCGTCGCCGCCGTCGTCGGTTCGGCCCCGCTGTCGCCGGCCGTCCCGCCGAGACAGCCGGCGACACCGACCGCGAACGTGGCGCCGAGCGCACCGAGCACGCGTCGTCGTGAGGGTGTCGTCGTCATGGTTGGATCTCCGACCGGCACCGAGGCCGGCCGATTCGTTCGGTGTCCGGTAGTTCGACGGTTGATTTAAAAATGTTTCGCGGGATGGTTTATACGTGGCGGGCGTCGACGAGGGCGGGACACCGGCGACAGTCCGGGTCGAGGACGAGGGCGTCGTCGGGGGTCGGGACGTCGGGGGCCGGCCATCGCCTACAGGGCGTCCGCGAGGGCCGGCGCCACGGAGACGGCGGTCACGTCGCGTTCGATGGTGTCGGTGGCGTAGATGGCCTCGACGCCGGCGCGTTCGAGTTTCGTCCGCGCCGCCCGCGCGAGCAGGGGGTGGACGCAGGCGACGTACACCGCGGCCGCCGCCCGGTCGTCGAGGACGGCGATGGACTCGCTCATGGTCGTCCCCGTGGCGACGATGTCGTCGACGACGACCACGTCCCGCCCCTCGACGGCGGCGTCGCCCGGCGTGATCTCGACCTCCGTTCCCGAGTGACGCACCTTGTCGAAGTAGTCGACGGCGCCGCGGCCGTAGGCGTCGCGCACCGACTCGGCGAGGGAGACGGCGCCCGCGTCGGGCGAGAGGAAAAGCGGGTCGGTCAGCCCCCCGGGCAGAGGGGTCGCCAGCCGCGACGCGGCCCGCACCACGTCGCAGGGCACGTCGAAGCAGTCGGTCACCGACGCCTCGTGGGGGTCGACGAGGACGACCCGGTCGGTCCCCGTCGATATCGCGCGGGCGACGGCCCGGGCCGACACGGGTTGCCCGGGTTCGAACGCACGCTCCTGTCGCCCGTAGCCCATGTAGGGGAGGACCGTCACCACCTCCTCGACGCCCGCCTCGCGGACGGCGTCCTGTAACTGCAGGAGTTCGACGTGTGCGGCGTCGGTGGTCGTCGCGGCGACGACGACGGCCCGGTCGGCGTCGGCGGGGACCTCGACCGACGCCATCCGTTCGCCGTCGGGGAACCGCTCGTAGCGGACCGCGGCCAGCGGCTCCCCCGTCTCCGCGGCTAGGGCCGCACCCAGCGCCTGTGACTCGGAACCCGGAACGATCATACGGGGGGGTCGACGGCCGGGCCGAAAACCGTTTCCGTTAGGCCTGCACCGCCAGCCGCGAGACGCCGGTCACACCCAGCGTCCGCGTCCGCCAGCCGTCGCCCGCGTCCGCCAGCAACGTCCCGTCGGTGGTCACCGCCACCGTCGCCGCCTCGGTGAACCCCACGTCGACGATCCGGTCGGTCGCAGGCGTCTCGACGGCCGACCACGCCGCGACGTCCTCGCGGACGAGGAGGCCGGCGTCGCCGACGGCCGCGGCCCGGTCCCCGTCGGCGCCCACCGCCGCGAACGCGCCGTCGCGTTCGTCCATCCAGCCGTTGCCCAGTCGGTAGAGGCCGTCACCGGTCGCCGCGAACGGCAGGTCCCGGCCGTGGACGTCGCGGACGTCGGCGAGGCCGACCGGCCGCAGGCCGTCGTCGACGACCCGGTGGACGCCGTCGGCCGCGGCGATCATCCCCGCGTCGACCGCGCGGGGGTCGTCGACGGTCCCCAGCCGCGTCCAGCCGTCGTCGAGGCGGGCGACCCGGCCGTCGGGGGCCGCCGCCAGCGGCGCCCCCTCGCGGTCGAAGCCGACGGCGACGGCGGTCCCGAAGTCGGTGGCTTCGTAGCTCCCCACGAGGACGTCCCCGTCGGTGGCGAGGACGCGGCGGTCGCCGGTCGCGGCCACGTCCCGGACGGCCGCCCGGTGGTCGAGGCCGAACTCGCCGACGAGGTCGGCCGAGAGCGAGGCGACGACCAGTCCCTGTTCGGCGGCGACCAGTATCTCGGTGGCGCCCGTCCGGTCCGCGTAGACCCGCTTCTCGTCGATGGTGACGTCGTGGCTCATACCCCACCTCCGTGGGGAGCGGTGAAAAACGGTGGTGGGCCGTCGTCGGCCATCGACTACGCGTCCGCCGCCGTCTCGACCGCCCGCGACCGAACGTGTTCGAGGAAGTTGTCGAACAGCCGCTTGGTCCGACAGGCCGCGGCGTAGGCGTCGGCGTCGATGCCGTCGACGACCGCCTCGATGCGAGCCTCGGGGAGGTCCTTCCCACGGGTGACCGTCTCGGCGCTCGATCGGTCGTACTCGGGGTGGAACTGCACGCCCCAGCAGTCGCCGCGCCGGAACGCCTGGATCCCCCGGTCGTTCTCCGCGAGGACGGTCCCGCCGGGGGGGAGGTCGGCCACGCGGTCGGAGTGGGTCTCGAAGGCGACGAAGGGCGAGTCGATCCCCGCGAGCAGGGGATCGGCGTCGACGACGTCGATCTCCCGGTAACCGATCTCGACGTCGTCCATCGCCTCGACGCGGCCGCCGAGGGCCGCCGCGAGCGCCTGGTGCCCGTAACAGACCCCGAGGACCGGCAGACCGCGGTCGACCGCCCGTTCGATCCAGGTGAGCAGGTCGTCGATCCAGGACTCGTCCCAGTAGACCGAGGCCCGCGACCCGGTGACGACCACGCCGTCGTAGTCGAAGTTCGGCGGCAGGTCGCCGACAGTCACGTCGAACTCGGCGAGGTCGGCGTCTAGCTCCCGCCGGAAGTTGCGGCGGGTGTGGTCGGCGCCGTGGGAGGCGTCCAGAAGGGCGAGACGGGGGCGCTGCATACGCACGGTGAGGCCGCCGAGACGGTTGGCTCTTACGCCCCGAGGAAGCCGAACAGTCGATCGTTGACCGCGCGGGAGCGCTCGATCCCGATCAGGTGGCCACCGTCGAGGCCGACGAACTCCCCCCGTGGCAGCTCGCGAGCGAGGCGTCGGCCGCACTCGACCGGCCAGACGGCGTCGTCGCGGCCGTGGATCACGAGCGACGGGACGTCGACCTCGTACAGCCGATCCGAGACGTCGAACGCCTCGACGGCGGCGGCCTGTGCCGCCCACGCCTCGGGGGTGGCGTCCTCGGCGGCGCGCCACTCGACGACCTGTTCGACGACGTCCGGATGGGCGTCGAGGAAGTCCCGCGAGAGGGCGGCCGCGAGCGACGCCTCCAGGGCGTCGGGATCGGACGGGTCGCCGTACAGCGGATCGAGGGTCAGGTCGGCGCCGACGGGGGCGGTGCCGAGGAGGGCGAGCGACCGCGGGCGCGAGGAGAGGCGCGCGAGTTCGAGCGCGACCATTCCCCCGAGGCCGGCGCCGACGACGTGGATCCGCCGACTGCCGTGCGCTTCGAGGACGGCCTGGACGTCGGCGACGAAGTCGTCGACGGTGTAGGGACCGGGCGGAGCGTCGGAGCGGCCGGTACCGCGGAGATCGGTCACTACCGTCTCGAAGGGGCCGGTCAGGCCCGCGTGTTGCCACCCCCACTGCCAGGCGCCGTAGCCCGCGTCGCCGAGGAGCAGGACCGTCCCCCGGTCCGGATCACCGTCGACCTCGTAGTACAGGGACACGGAGCCGTTGGACGCGGTGGACATGGGCGACCGTAGACGGGCGAACCACTTGAGGCGTTCCCGTCGGGCCGCGCCGGGTGACTATCGGGAGACGCGAGCGAAGAGCAACGACAGGCCGAGCGCGATGGCCGCGACCCCGACGGCGAGCAAGCCGCCGCTCAGCGCCAGCGACGGGACGTCGACGGGGTTCGCTCCGGTCACGAGCGCGACCGGCGACACCTGCCGAAGGAGCGAACTGCTGGGAACCGAGACGCCGACGAGCGCCACGATACCCGCAAGGAGCAGTCCGTACACCGACAGCGCGGACGGACTCGGGAGCCACGACGACTTCACGCGACGAGGTGCCGCGTCTTCGTACATCAAGGCTCGCCCCCGATCCTCAGGAGTGATACTCGGCGGCGTGACGACGGAGTCAGGCGTTTCGGATCGCCCGCAGGACGTCGGGAGCGTCGTCGAGGGCGTCGTCGAGGGCGTCGACGTCGGGGCCGCCGCCCTGTGCGAAGTCGGGCGGGCCGCCGCCGCCGCCGCCGACGCGACCCGCCAGACGGCCCACGACCTCGCCGGCGTTGAGGTCGACGTCGTCGGGGACGCCGACGACGAACTGGGCGCTGCCGCCCGCGGCGCTTCCGAGGACCGCCACCGCGCCCTCGTCGACGATGGCGTTCGCGGTCGCACGCAACTCGTCGGCGTCGGCGTCCATCCGCCGAATCACGGCCGAGACGTCGCCGACCTCGACGGCGTCGGGATCGGCCGCCGCCGCGCGCACCTCCGCGAGTTCCTCCTTCAGGCGGTCGATCTGCTTACCCCGTTCCTTCCACTCCTCGAAGAAGCGCTCGGCCGTCTCGGGGACGTCCTCGGGATCGACGTCGAGGGTGTCGGCGGCGGTGTAGAGGGCGTCCTCGGTGCGCTGGGTCGCCTCGATGGCGGCCTCGCCGGCCGCGAAGACGAGGCGTTCGACCCCGTCCTGGATCGGCTCGGTTCCGAGGATCTTGATCGCGCCGATGTCGCCCGTCCGGGAGACGTGGGTGCCCGCACACGCCTGCACGTCGTCGTCGACGTGGATGAGGCGGATCTGCCGTCCCGGGGGGACGCCGCCCTGGTACAGGTCGAAGCCGTGTTCGGCCTCCGCCTCGTGTCGGTCCGGCCACTCCTGGGTGACCGACAGGTTGTCCGTCACGACCTTGTTGGCGACGCGTTCGATCTCCTTTACCTCCTCGCGGGAGAGCCGCCGAAAGTGGCGGATGTCGAGCCGTGCACGGTCGGTCCCCTTCTGTGCGCCCGCCTGCCGGACGTGATCGCCGAGCACCTGCCGGGCGGCGTGGCCGACGACGTGGGTCGCCGTGTGGTGTCGCATCAGGCTGAACCGGCGGTCGGCGTCGATCCGGCCGCGGACGAACTCCCCCTTGCCGGGGTCGTCGGCCGTCCGGTGGAGGACGACGCCGTCGCGGCGCCGGACGTCCGTCACCTCGACGGTCGTCTCGTCGGTCGAGAGCGTCCCGGTGTCGGCCGGCTGTCCCCCGCCCTCGGGGTAGAACATCGTCTGGTCGAGGACGACGTCGTAGCCGTCCTCGCGCTCGAACACGTCGAGGACGACCGCCTCGAACTCGATCCGCTCCTGGTCGTCGTAGAAGAGCCGCTCTGTCTCCGGAAGGTCGGCCAGCCGCTCGTCGCGGTCGGTGACCGACTCGGTGTCGCCGCCGCCCTCGTGCCGGGCGGCGACCAGCCCGTAGAAGTCGTCGGGCACGTCGACCGCGGCGCCGTACTCGTCGGCGATGTCGGCGACCATGTCGGGCTGGATACCGTGGGAGTCGTACAGCTCGATCAGCGTCCCCCGGGGGATCGGCTCGTCGCGTTCGGCGTACTCCTCGGCGATACTCTCGACCTTGCGACGGCCGCGTTCGAGCGTTTCCCGGTACTTTCGCTCCTCCGTCCGTACCATGTCGCGGACGGTGTCGCGGTTGGTGTAGCCCAGGCGCTCGGCCTGCATGTCGACGAGTTCGTCGAGCGGCGCGTCGATGTCGAGCCCGTCGACGAGGCGTTTGGTCCGCCGGAGCACCATCCGTGCGAGATAACCCGTGCCGACGTTCGACGGGACGATGCCGTCGCCGAGCATGTACGCGAGCGTCCGGCAGTGGTCGGCGATGGCGTAGACGTCCTCCAGGGGTTCGAGGAGGGCGGTCAACTCCGCGGCGTCGACGCCGAGTTCGTCGGCCACCTCGGCCCGGGCGGAGGCCAGGTCGTCGAT is from Haloplanus salinarum and encodes:
- a CDS encoding ABC transporter permease yields the protein MGGTRSLSGAERAPALGRRSAALLVAAAALFCWHALAVVVGVPSLLLPAPATVAATLVRRAPEMAPHVAYTGYEVILGGGLGVGVGVLLALALAVSRPIRLLGTPLLLGVQVVPVVVFAPLLILLFDATLLTRTLIAALLTFFPVTVATLDGLRSVPAGQLTLLRSVGVPRWRRVLYVRVPNALPTFVTGLKLATPVAIQGVILAEFLAAERGIGHQLLATAKRFDTALLFAYVLVLAAFGVALFVAVAAVERRLHADATDVTDLLESTGVLGSASLPARGTAAVASVLLLLGGWHVAAAATTLLPTPAAVAATLAAFPALFLSTSVDTLTKFGVGWGAGAAVGLAVGTATALVPEARSTVEGSLIGLRAVPDLALVPLLLVWVRISFEAAVVLVAIAAVFPVTVGTAAGLRRMPAAHADLLDLVDAAPRRRLAVRFRHAVPALFAGVKLSVVRSLAAVVVAEWFVAESGVGVLLLQGMTNGQPALTFAAAVVLFGLGFGLFGLTAGLQRRASW
- a CDS encoding ABC transporter substrate-binding protein, whose amino-acid sequence is MTTTPSRRRVLGALGATFAVGVAGCLGGTAGDSGAEPTTAATPTPERSSVQLLLDWKANATHAGHFVARERGFYEAEGLSVDIVSGKGGASTAKQVGLEKYPLGLTSAAATLGTRDEGVALQAYAAAQQGPNSVVYTTAEAFGGQLDGPASLAGKTVAVPPAASNLALLKAILKGAGVLGEVSFLEVGWGGLTSSVLSGDANAALGAFPDGISLGRDGHDSAMLWIADHIPTVGRSVVANPAFVESNPETLRAYLRATARGWAWASNNPEGAMDHLVDAQPRLEASYDLGVTKIKHTAKRLILTDAVREHGWGWQSATAWGTVADALTEADLLSADVAVDDAWTNAYLDGDDPYVGSYADRVSAEYEF
- the prs gene encoding ribose-phosphate diphosphokinase, giving the protein MIVPGSESQALGAALAAETGEPLAAVRYERFPDGERMASVEVPADADRAVVVAATTTDAAHVELLQLQDAVREAGVEEVVTVLPYMGYGRQERAFEPGQPVSARAVARAISTGTDRVVLVDPHEASVTDCFDVPCDVVRAASRLATPLPGGLTDPLFLSPDAGAVSLAESVRDAYGRGAVDYFDKVRHSGTEVEITPGDAAVEGRDVVVVDDIVATGTTMSESIAVLDDRAAAAVYVACVHPLLARAARTKLERAGVEAIYATDTIERDVTAVSVAPALADAL
- a CDS encoding HVO_0234 family beta-propeller protein, with translation MSHDVTIDEKRVYADRTGATEILVAAEQGLVVASLSADLVGEFGLDHRAAVRDVAATGDRRVLATDGDVLVGSYEATDFGTAVAVGFDREGAPLAAAPDGRVARLDDGWTRLGTVDDPRAVDAGMIAAADGVHRVVDDGLRPVGLADVRDVHGRDLPFAATGDGLYRLGNGWMDERDGAFAAVGADGDRAAAVGDAGLLVREDVAAWSAVETPATDRIVDVGFTEAATVAVTTDGTLLADAGDGWRTRTLGVTGVSRLAVQA
- a CDS encoding type 1 glutamine amidotransferase, with product MQRPRLALLDASHGADHTRRNFRRELDADLAEFDVTVGDLPPNFDYDGVVVTGSRASVYWDESWIDDLLTWIERAVDRGLPVLGVCYGHQALAAALGGRVEAMDDVEIGYREIDVVDADPLLAGIDSPFVAFETHSDRVADLPPGGTVLAENDRGIQAFRRGDCWGVQFHPEYDRSSAETVTRGKDLPEARIEAVVDGIDADAYAAACRTKRLFDNFLEHVRSRAVETAADA
- a CDS encoding alpha/beta fold hydrolase, which produces MSTASNGSVSLYYEVDGDPDRGTVLLLGDAGYGAWQWGWQHAGLTGPFETVVTDLRGTGRSDAPPGPYTVDDFVADVQAVLEAHGSRRIHVVGAGLGGMVALELARLSSRPRSLALLGTAPVGADLTLDPLYGDPSDPDALEASLAAALSRDFLDAHPDVVEQVVEWRAAEDATPEAWAAQAAAVEAFDVSDRLYEVDVPSLVIHGRDDAVWPVECGRRLARELPRGEFVGLDGGHLIGIERSRAVNDRLFGFLGA
- the alaS gene encoding alanine--tRNA ligase — its product is MSELEDAYRLEYFEEEGFTRQECASCGVHFWARVDRETCGEPPCDDYAFIGDPGFDEAYTLEEMRETFLSFFEDNGHERIEPYPVAANRWRDDVLLTQASIYDFQPLVTSGETPPPANPLTISQPCIRMQDIDNVGKTGRHTMAFEMMAHHAFNVRDDADGEYAYEGEVYWKDETVEYCDRFFESMGVDLADIVYIEDPWVGGGNAGPAFEVIYRGLELATLVFMSMEQDPDGEYEMKDGNRYSPMDTYIVDTGYGLERWTWMSQGTPTVYEAVYPEMIDFLTDHAGIDHSEEERALIQEAARLSGYLDVDEIDDLASARAEVADELGVDAAELTALLEPLEDVYAIADHCRTLAYMLGDGIVPSNVGTGYLARMVLRRTKRLVDGLDIDAPLDELVDMQAERLGYTNRDTVRDMVRTEERKYRETLERGRRKVESIAEEYAERDEPIPRGTLIELYDSHGIQPDMVADIADEYGAAVDVPDDFYGLVAARHEGGGDTESVTDRDERLADLPETERLFYDDQERIEFEAVVLDVFEREDGYDVVLDQTMFYPEGGGQPADTGTLSTDETTVEVTDVRRRDGVVLHRTADDPGKGEFVRGRIDADRRFSLMRHHTATHVVGHAARQVLGDHVRQAGAQKGTDRARLDIRHFRRLSREEVKEIERVANKVVTDNLSVTQEWPDRHEAEAEHGFDLYQGGVPPGRQIRLIHVDDDVQACAGTHVSRTGDIGAIKILGTEPIQDGVERLVFAAGEAAIEATQRTEDALYTAADTLDVDPEDVPETAERFFEEWKERGKQIDRLKEELAEVRAAAADPDAVEVGDVSAVIRRMDADADELRATANAIVDEGAVAVLGSAAGGSAQFVVGVPDDVDLNAGEVVGRLAGRVGGGGGGPPDFAQGGGPDVDALDDALDDAPDVLRAIRNA